Proteins from a single region of Chloroherpeton thalassium ATCC 35110:
- a CDS encoding peptidylprolyl isomerase, giving the protein MKKAIFLCIALFSFLAPLPAQFLENSAIVALKQAAYNRDTKQVISYFGFFDELDEQVLLSLGSLQVDSVAGRIAARLSSPSAPVRRMAAFALGQSVQDSGSISVYESEIFEKLETETDVRTKALLLDALGKFGSSTALKKLINLPFQEIELRQAAALSLARFAMRDTILPEAAQRAVALYLSTKDSVTEGMNYAMYALSRIQNRALLYPHIPVLLEASESSNPEVRMHAVFALSKLATPKTINAVLLAAKDPDWRISAFAAQALSKYLNSTRGYKSIAAKVITELLATSTHPHVLDACLNTLSLLTPHDTLAVPHLRRLLKSPSVRLRNKAMQTLVRAYPRVAEKLLLKEIDRKTDTPAMLAAVGELAIANQEINLDFMPWLYEHVNDDRKQIATAALNSWGQCWNVYRNTMAGSSYWTPTDTLFEGVLLRALKKHSAKKTPSPAAVKTISAILSDEFLPKKKYLKVLSEALDMFADAEDVSTILQLLESLGNLKEKSSVPVIEKYIYYKDLSVRRKASEVYTLVTGKDAPIPPTFIPPKKIDMTPYREIEKNPVVRLETDKGAIEIELFLREATFTVANFMKLVQQGFYDGLTFHRVVPNFVVQSGDPNGDGTGGPGYTIRSEFTPQSFDRGIVGMASAGKDTEGSQFFIMHSHYPHLDGQYTPFGKVVRGMAVVDQIEVGDVIQKATVENAD; this is encoded by the coding sequence ATGAAAAAAGCTATTTTTCTGTGTATTGCTCTTTTTAGTTTTCTCGCGCCGCTTCCTGCTCAATTTTTGGAAAACTCGGCAATTGTGGCGCTCAAGCAAGCCGCGTATAACCGCGATACCAAACAGGTGATTTCCTACTTCGGCTTTTTTGACGAGCTTGACGAACAGGTGTTGCTTTCGCTTGGCAGCCTTCAAGTCGATAGCGTTGCGGGGCGCATTGCGGCGCGTTTGTCGTCGCCCAGCGCGCCGGTTCGCCGCATGGCAGCGTTTGCGCTTGGACAGTCGGTTCAGGATTCTGGAAGCATTTCTGTTTATGAATCGGAGATTTTTGAAAAACTTGAGACTGAAACGGACGTTCGCACAAAAGCCTTGCTCTTGGATGCGCTGGGAAAATTCGGCAGTTCAACGGCTTTGAAAAAATTAATCAATTTGCCGTTTCAAGAAATCGAGCTCAGGCAAGCCGCCGCGCTCTCGCTGGCTCGCTTTGCCATGCGCGACACAATTTTGCCCGAAGCGGCTCAGCGCGCGGTAGCGCTTTATCTCAGCACAAAGGATTCCGTTACAGAAGGCATGAACTACGCGATGTACGCGCTCTCGCGCATTCAAAATCGTGCGTTGCTTTATCCGCATATTCCGGTTTTGCTCGAAGCCTCGGAATCGTCAAATCCTGAAGTGCGAATGCACGCCGTTTTTGCCCTGAGCAAACTTGCTACGCCGAAAACCATCAATGCGGTGTTGCTGGCGGCAAAAGACCCGGATTGGCGCATCAGCGCGTTTGCAGCGCAAGCGCTCTCGAAATACCTGAACTCCACGCGCGGCTATAAATCCATTGCGGCGAAAGTCATCACCGAGTTGCTGGCCACAAGCACGCATCCGCATGTGCTCGACGCTTGCCTGAACACCCTCTCGCTACTGACGCCGCACGACACGCTTGCTGTGCCGCATCTTCGGCGCTTGCTCAAATCGCCGTCCGTTCGCTTACGCAACAAAGCGATGCAAACGCTCGTGCGAGCTTATCCCAGAGTGGCGGAGAAACTTTTGTTGAAGGAAATTGACCGAAAAACGGACACGCCCGCCATGCTTGCTGCGGTTGGGGAATTGGCAATTGCGAATCAGGAAATCAATTTGGACTTTATGCCTTGGCTTTACGAGCATGTCAATGACGATCGCAAGCAAATTGCCACGGCGGCGCTCAATTCTTGGGGGCAATGCTGGAATGTCTATCGCAACACAATGGCTGGCAGCTCCTATTGGACGCCGACGGACACCCTTTTTGAAGGCGTGCTGTTGCGTGCGCTCAAAAAACATAGTGCGAAGAAAACGCCCAGTCCCGCCGCCGTTAAGACCATTTCGGCCATTCTTTCCGACGAGTTTTTGCCCAAAAAGAAATATTTGAAAGTGCTAAGTGAGGCGTTAGACATGTTCGCTGATGCTGAAGACGTTAGCACGATTTTGCAGCTTTTGGAATCGCTCGGCAATTTGAAGGAAAAGTCCAGCGTGCCAGTGATCGAAAAATATATTTATTACAAAGACCTCTCGGTTCGGCGCAAGGCGTCCGAAGTTTATACGCTCGTGACCGGAAAGGACGCTCCGATTCCGCCGACCTTTATCCCGCCCAAGAAAATCGACATGACGCCTTATCGCGAAATTGAGAAAAATCCTGTCGTGCGGCTCGAAACAGACAAAGGCGCGATTGAAATCGAGCTTTTTTTGCGCGAAGCGACATTCACGGTTGCAAACTTTATGAAGCTTGTGCAACAGGGCTTCTACGACGGGCTAACTTTTCATCGTGTCGTGCCGAACTTCGTGGTGCAAAGCGGCGACCCGAACGGCGATGGCACAGGCGGCCCAGGCTACACCATCCGCTCGGAATTTACGCCGCAATCCTTTGATCGCGGGATTGTGGGCATGGCTTCAGCTGGCAAAGACACCGAAGGCTCGCAATTTTTCATCATGCACTCGCACTATCCTCATTTGGACGGCCAATACACGCCGTTTGGCAAAGTCGTTCGTGGCATGGCGGTTGTCGATCAAATTGAAGTCGGCGATGTGATTCAAAAGGCGACGGTGGAAAATGCGGATTAG
- a CDS encoding ATP-binding response regulator yields the protein MPNIAIVSSLSMLIVQVQRAIKLQANKVEIFSHTALDAIPQDTDLIYFGLNNDGHDGESIEYLHQRLVQTPIIVLITENKIEYAIRAIRCGACDVVYISGDPVNDNVEIANSVYRGLRVRQNKVVVRQTLAEKTCDAFPFDVNRGESGGFLNQMQQAVVIIDQSAKVISFNRAAEKLIGDDDELGLQGKDISAILNLSEQDKEKIFVQGESHRGELRIRHEDQDITIGYAISPRYSINGHLDGAMMLFKDITEDKHLRFQAEKAEKMQTLGEIAAAISHEVKNPLAGIKSMVQAMMYDLEPESDNYHYTQRILQEVDRINTFIEDTFAFARHRRQYLVKVEISSIVNAVVSLLTENLKENQIQVEKQFEPELPAVKVDPDQIHQVFLNILMNAIEAIKEQPSAERRNPPFIKVMARKTSMRINHVLTPFVETLFEDSGPGIPESAFEKVFDPFFTTKPSGTGLGLSICYKIIREHHGELDLKNAVAGGAIVSVKLPVVPPNRFSK from the coding sequence ATGCCGAACATTGCCATTGTATCATCTTTATCGATGCTGATTGTTCAAGTTCAGCGCGCCATTAAGTTACAAGCCAACAAAGTTGAGATTTTTTCGCACACCGCCCTCGATGCCATTCCGCAAGACACCGACCTGATTTATTTTGGCCTGAACAATGACGGACACGACGGCGAGTCGATAGAATATTTGCATCAACGATTGGTGCAAACGCCCATCATTGTGTTGATTACGGAAAACAAAATTGAATACGCCATAAGAGCCATTCGCTGCGGCGCGTGTGATGTGGTTTATATTAGCGGCGATCCGGTCAATGACAATGTGGAAATTGCAAACTCCGTGTATCGTGGGCTTCGCGTTCGCCAGAACAAAGTGGTGGTGCGGCAAACTTTAGCCGAAAAAACCTGCGACGCATTTCCTTTCGATGTGAATCGTGGTGAAAGCGGTGGATTTTTAAATCAGATGCAGCAAGCGGTGGTCATCATCGATCAAAGTGCGAAGGTGATTTCGTTTAATCGGGCGGCTGAAAAGCTGATTGGCGATGATGATGAATTGGGGTTGCAAGGGAAAGATATTTCGGCGATTTTAAATCTGAGTGAGCAGGACAAGGAAAAAATTTTCGTTCAAGGCGAGTCGCATCGAGGTGAACTTCGCATTCGTCATGAAGATCAAGATATCACGATCGGATACGCCATTTCGCCGCGCTACTCGATAAATGGCCACTTGGACGGCGCCATGATGTTGTTTAAGGATATTACCGAAGATAAGCATTTGCGTTTTCAGGCCGAAAAAGCCGAAAAAATGCAAACGCTTGGTGAAATTGCCGCTGCCATTTCGCACGAGGTCAAAAACCCGTTGGCCGGCATCAAATCGATGGTTCAGGCGATGATGTACGATTTAGAACCAGAAAGCGATAATTATCATTATACGCAGCGGATTTTGCAGGAGGTTGATCGAATCAACACGTTTATTGAAGATACGTTCGCGTTTGCTCGGCATCGGCGTCAATATTTGGTCAAGGTGGAAATTTCCAGCATTGTGAACGCCGTGGTTTCGCTTTTGACTGAAAATCTTAAAGAAAATCAGATTCAGGTTGAAAAGCAGTTTGAACCGGAGCTGCCCGCCGTGAAGGTCGATCCCGACCAAATTCATCAAGTTTTTTTAAATATACTGATGAACGCCATCGAAGCCATCAAAGAGCAGCCGTCTGCTGAGCGCCGAAATCCGCCGTTTATTAAAGTAATGGCTCGTAAAACTTCGATGCGAATAAATCACGTGCTCACGCCGTTTGTCGAAACTTTGTTTGAAGACAGCGGGCCAGGCATTCCCGAATCAGCTTTTGAAAAAGTCTTTGATCCGTTTTTTACGACAAAGCCTTCCGGAACCGGCTTGGGGCTTTCGATTTGCTACAAAATTATTCGCGAACACCACGGCGAATTGGACTTGAAAAACGCCGTTGCTGGTGGCGCAATTGTTTCCGTGAAGTTGCCTGTTGTGCCACCAAATCGTTTTTCGAAATAG
- a CDS encoding porin, which produces MKKSFLLVLVALLLVAFTAKAQDAAKTEGSEKKEEVSGLEVHGGVDAYFGYNFNEEAMKTSFTGVHNSFELGMANVILSQKMDKVSFVADLAWGPRADAANGSAGSSTDAIKQLFMTYAATDDLTITAGNFSTFVGYEVIDATGNFNYSTSYMFSNGPFYHTGVKADYAVNDQFGFMVGLFNDTDSKTDANGINHYGCQLSYAPSEELSAYFNVLHGREAIDQKGTQFDLTGTYQASKDLMVGLNATYKMISIDTDGADDQSWMGAALYLNYMVNDGLGLGFRGEYFDDPDGVNLGVASGSNVIDLTFSANMKSGPLTFIPEFRIDMASEDIFVDTDGKPTSTSPTLLFAVVYGF; this is translated from the coding sequence ATGAAAAAATCATTTTTACTTGTTTTAGTAGCGCTACTTCTTGTCGCTTTTACAGCAAAAGCACAGGATGCTGCTAAAACTGAGGGCTCGGAAAAGAAAGAAGAAGTAAGTGGACTGGAAGTTCATGGGGGCGTAGATGCTTATTTTGGTTACAATTTCAATGAAGAGGCGATGAAAACCAGCTTCACTGGTGTTCATAATTCATTTGAGTTAGGCATGGCAAATGTCATCCTTTCTCAGAAAATGGATAAAGTCAGCTTTGTTGCCGACCTCGCATGGGGCCCACGCGCTGATGCCGCAAATGGAAGCGCTGGCTCTTCAACAGATGCGATTAAGCAATTGTTTATGACTTATGCTGCGACTGATGATCTTACCATTACGGCTGGTAACTTCAGCACCTTTGTTGGTTATGAAGTAATTGATGCGACTGGCAACTTCAACTACAGCACTTCTTATATGTTCTCAAATGGTCCATTCTACCACACTGGTGTTAAAGCTGACTATGCAGTAAATGACCAGTTTGGTTTCATGGTTGGACTTTTCAATGATACCGATTCTAAAACCGATGCAAACGGCATTAACCACTATGGCTGCCAACTCTCTTACGCACCATCCGAAGAGTTGAGCGCTTATTTCAACGTGTTGCATGGCCGCGAAGCTATCGACCAAAAAGGCACTCAGTTTGATTTAACTGGTACTTATCAAGCTTCTAAAGACTTGATGGTCGGTTTGAATGCGACTTATAAAATGATCTCAATTGATACCGACGGCGCTGATGATCAATCATGGATGGGCGCTGCACTTTACTTAAACTACATGGTAAATGATGGGCTTGGCCTTGGCTTCAGAGGTGAATACTTTGATGATCCAGATGGCGTTAACTTAGGTGTTGCTTCTGGTTCAAATGTCATCGACCTGACCTTCTCAGCTAACATGAAATCCGGTCCTTTGACATTCATTCCTGAGTTCAGAATTGATATGGCGAGCGAAGATATCTTTGTTGATACCGATGGAAAACCAACCAGCACATCACCAACGTTACTTTTTGCAGTCGT